The Medicago truncatula cultivar Jemalong A17 chromosome 4, MtrunA17r5.0-ANR, whole genome shotgun sequence genome includes a region encoding these proteins:
- the LOC11408730 gene encoding fasciclin-like arabinogalactan protein 11 has product MKQVTFFFFFSLFLLFSSTLSISQAPESSPKSPKKTPPTPKATAPSPKSLVPTLPESPDSTDSVPDDITTILKKAKTFSVLIRLLKTTEIMSSVNSQLITAKNGGLTILAPDDSAFSSLKAGFLNSLDENKKIELLQFHILPQYVASSNFDSLSNPVQTIAGKDPTRLPLNVYASGNNVSLSTGVVTASVVGVVYTDNKLAIYHLDKVLLPRDFFATKAPALAPTLAAAAKAPKAANKENSSADDQDQNDQDQGKSGAVRLCGILGTTLMSFVAVAMIWS; this is encoded by the coding sequence ATGAAACAAGtcactttcttctttttcttttcactctttcttctcttttcatCCACATTATCCATTTCACAAGCACCTGAATCATCCCCAAAATCTCCTAAAAAAACACCCCCTACCCCAAAAGCAACAGCACCATCACCAAAATCATTAGTCCCCACATTGCCTGAATCACCAGACTCAACAGACTCCGTCCCTGACGACATCACAACAATCCTTAAAAAGGCGAAAACATTCTCCGTCCTAATCCGTCTCCTAAAAACAACAGAAATCATGAGCAGCGTAAACTCGCAGCTCATCACAGCAAAAAACGGCGGCTTAACAATCCTCGCGCCAGATGATTCAGCATTTTCAAGCCTCAAAGCCGGGTTCCTTAACTCCTTagacgaaaacaaaaaaatagaacttTTACAGTTCCACATCTTACCTCAATATGTAGCGAGCTCAAACTTCGATTCTTTAAGCAACCCTGTTCAAACAATAGCTGGTAAAGACCCGACAAGGCTTCCACTTAATGTTTATGCATCAGGTAACAATGTCAGTCTTTCAACCGGGGTTGTTACTGCTTCCGTTGTGGGTGTTGTGTACACTGATAACAAGCTCGCGATTTATCATTTGGATAAAGTGCTTCTTCCTCGTGATTTCTTCGCTACTAAGGCACCTGCTTTGGCTCCAACTCTTGCTGCTGCTGCTAAGGCTCCTAAAGCTGCTAATAAGGAAAATTCTTCTGCTGATGATCAAGATCAAAATGATCAGGATCAAGGTAAATCCGGAGCAGTGAGATTGTGTGGAATTCTTGGAACAACGTTGATGTCTTTTGTTGCTGTAGCAATGATATGGAGTTGA
- the LOC11406450 gene encoding fasciclin-like arabinogalactan protein 12 has product MIRNQSLLSFSLALLVSLLYSTTTSLSQLSPATAPIQPTLPAPTTPAAAPKPLVPSLPESPSDSTPDTAGTVDIVGILRKAKAYNVFIRLMKTTQLINQLNSQLLATKTGGLTILAPDDSAFSGLKAGFLNSLSDGQKLELLQFHVISDYVSSSNFDTLTNPVRTLAGDKPGKVELNVVSYGGSVNISTGEVNTTINGIIYTDKRLAIYKVGKVLLPMDFFSVAKAPGKAPSLAPEPSTDTAKAPKPDKDTSSDSSQVINPTVNKSGSIKIVYGKWMSVGLVLPFAAMIQI; this is encoded by the coding sequence atgatTAGAAATCAATCTCTCTTGTCCTTCTCACTTGCACTACTAGTTTCTCTCTTGTATTCAACCACCACTAGTTTATCTCAACTATCACCTGCTACTGCTCCTATACAACCTACACTACCAGCTCCAACCACACCTGCTGCAGCTCCTAAACCATTGGTACCTTCATTACCAGAGTCACCTAGTGATTCCACCCCTGACACCGCAGGCACTGTTGACATCGTCGGAATCCTGAGAAAGGCGAAGGCATACAATGTCTTCATTCGACTCATGAAAACAACTCAATTGATCAACCAACTCAATTCACAACTACTGGCTACAAAAACAGGTGGATTAACAATACTTGCACCAGATGACAGCGCTTTTTCAGGACTCAAAGCGGGATTCCTAAACTCTCTTTCCGATGGACAAAAGCTCGAGTTGTTACAGTTCCATGTTATTTCAGACTATGTATCTAGCTCTAACTTCGATACTCTAACCAACCCTGTGAGAACACTTGCTGGAGATAAACCCGGAAAGGTGGAACTTAATGTTGTGAGTTACGGAGGAAGTGTGAACATATCGACAGGGGAAGTGAACACGACAATCAATGGCATTATATATACCGATAAACGTCTTGCTATTTACAAAGTTGGCAAAGTGCTTCTTCCTATGGATTTCTTTTCCGTTGCTAAGGCACCGGGGAAGGCACCATCTTTGGCACCAGAACCTTCAACCGATACAGCAAAGGCACCTAAACCCGATAAAGATACATCATCAGATTCGTCGCAGGTGATTAATCCAACTGTAAACAAGTCTGGCTCTATCAAGATTGTGTATGGAAAGTGGATGTCAGTTGGACTTGTATTACCTTTCGCGGCGATGATTCAAATTTGA